Proteins from one Dermacentor variabilis isolate Ectoservices chromosome 1, ASM5094787v1, whole genome shotgun sequence genomic window:
- the LOC142573840 gene encoding uncharacterized protein LOC142573840, with amino-acid sequence MDVGPSKRAHGSDHLQGLDEASAKRPRLTPSSDTPPTAPAMAHQMDPSPSAGVPVANMHEEMQWIHYHQELCLQWAASNARVPEGPVSSLLRQASMEEDLPPAHLGHAPFINFQMGLICERMMKERQNRTREEFDHVFSA; translated from the coding sequence ATGGATGTCGGACCATCGAAACGCGCACACGGCTCGGATCATCTGCAAGGACTCGACGAGGCATCAGCAAAGCGCCCTAGACTTACACCTTCGTCAGATACCCCACCGACTGCTCCGGCAATGGCTCATCAAATGGATCCTTCACCGTCCGCCGGCGTCCCAGTAGCCAACATGCATGAGGAGATGCAGTGGATACACTATCATCAGGAGCTTTGCCTCCAGTGGGCCGCGTCCAATGCCAGGGTTCCAGAAGGTCCCGTAAGTTCGCTGCTTCGGCAGGCCTCCATGGAGGAAGACTTGCCACCTGCCCATCTGGGCCATGCTCCTTTCATCAACTTCCAAATGGGCCTCATTTGCGAGCGCATGATGAAGGAACGCCAGAACCGCACGCGTGAGGAGTTCGACCATGTGTTCTCTGCGTAA